The genomic interval ATGTGTCGAGAACACATTCAACTCACCAGTCTATcaagaaaacattaatttcacTAATGTGTCGAGAACATATTGGTGTTATTCAaccaaaatatcgaaaatatacgaagtgtttattttattttcatataaaaattgatatttatatactCTTTTATTGCTACATTCTGGCTGCTTTATATACAATACCTTGCTGATTTCAAACGCAAATCAATGCATCTATGTTACTCAAAAAGTTTTCCCAAAGATTACCCAAGTAATACTCACTACCATCAGCAACATCAACTTCCCatcttttagaaaaaataaaattggaaagATTTCGACAGTTTCAGAAATGAAACAAAGCTTTAGTTCAAATAATGATCGAAGGACCGGCTTTATATTCTTATTACTCacgacgatttgaacaaaaatatttcctgacATCATGGGTAATAGTCCagatttaataattgtttaagtACCCTGATATTTTATCGACACTATTATGAACAcatattggaaatttaaactaaaatctCTAGGTAGAAACGCAGTTTACCCTTAATGTTCTCCTCATTGGCTCCTGCCTTGACCGAAACAACCTCACTTGTCTTTATCTCCTCCTTTGTCTCTTCTTGTTTCTCATTTTGCGGCACCTCCCATACAAAAATAGTTCCTGCTGCACTGGCACTAATCACGTACTTTCCATTTCCACTGAAGCGCACCGACGTGATAACAGCCGCGTGCCCCAGCCCTATGTGTGTCGTTATCCCTTCAAAAATAATCAAGCAATTGTTGAAGTTTTCTTAAGAAGTTAAACGCACCCTCTCGATACTTCCACAATTTGATAATCTGGTCGTTACCTCCAGTAACGAAGTATTCGCCATTGGGCGATACATCCAAGGTATTAATGGCCCCGGTTGGGGAACCTTCAAGCTCTCGTACGAGACATCCATCTAGCACTTCCCAATAGGCGACTTTACGATCGGATCCCCCTGTTAGGATTTGCACTCCTGTAGGGTAGTATCTCACGCAGAAAAACAGCGTTTTGGCAAACAGAATTTGCCTGCGGCATTGTCGTTCTAAGTCCCAGATTATGCAAGTACCATCAGTGCTTGCGCTTACGGCCTCGGTGTTAAATTTGTTGATGTGGATGGCGGACACGGGTCCTTTATGCTCCTGAAAACTTTGGTTTTTATTTCCTCAAAGAAACAccaaattgtaaattttgcaTATACCTTCAATGTGCATATCAACTCTTGCCTATAAGGAGACACTGCCCACAACCTCACTTGCCCCTCGCGTCCCCCACTAATGAGTACTCCTCCGTGAGAAGTGATAGCTAAAGCGGAGACACCTTTGTTGTGAGCATTTAATATTGCGTAAATGAGTCTGCCGGTTAAAGGTGTAAATGATCTGTCAAATTGTACCGCATTTGCATGAGTTTGATTATCTGTAAACATATTGAATTTCTACCTGATAACTCCATCGTTCCAACCAGTTAAAATCGACTTTCCGTCGTGCGCAAACCCCACACTGGAGCAGGTGAAGTTCTTTACGCAGATACGCAACAACTCCTGCATAGTGCTCATAGACCAAACTCGTACGTTGTCGTGACTTGCAGTAGCAAAAACTTCGGAAAAGTTGCTAGAATGTTTTAGATTTAAGTCTATGGTCTGCAATCACTAGTTCTTCTTACTGAGGAAATGCCACATCGTGTATGGTGTTCGCATGGCAAGTGAGTATTAGTTTTGCTTGAAAATCTTTCATGTCGACTTCATAGATCTCTGAGGCTGCTGTTCCCACGAGAATAGTGTAGGTGTCAAGCATctttatataaaaacaatGTTATTTTAGGTGCACTGGAAAGCACGCATATTGATGTACTTGTATGGAGGTAACTGCACTGTTAACATTAGTAGACTTTAAAATCTTCAAGCACGGCACTGAAGGCAATTTTACGTCTGAATCGATGGGGATCACGGGTTTTTCGGCTTCAACCGCAAGATCTAGGGTACCATCACCAGCCCCTATTATCAGCTCCCCGCTGAGCAGCCTCTTTATTGACCGAACCCCTGAAACGCCCCTATAACAATCTCACTTCCAGAATTTGTTGCTATACCACTAACCCTGCTGATAAAGGTCCACACTTCCGCGTCTTAGCTTTTTCTTCGTGATCTTCGCGAAGCACCCCACTACACAAGGGGTTTTCACGGGTTCCAAAATCTTTACATCTTGATGAAAATTCAAGCGAACTTTCAGCACGTCTCCAGTACTGGTACCACAGTACATCACGTCGTCTCGCTCATTTCTGTCAGTGCAAAGCACCTTTCGTTTGAGTTTGAACATTGATACGTTAATGCTCTTAACATTGCGAGCCTCTTCGTTGATGGTCCAGACCGCCAAGTGGCAATCTCCAGCAGTAACAAAGCATTGACCCCGTCTCATCATGGGGAGCAAGACTGTAGCTTCACCCTGGACTCCTCTTGAAGCATGTACTCCACATACCACTTGGCCTACTGTCACATTCCAGACCACCACCGATCCACAGTCTCGACCCCCTAGTTCCAAGGTTTAACATGAATTAAACGCATGATTCATGATAGAACTATATACCCAGGGAAATTAGAAATCGTTCATCTTTAGAGAACACTACAGCCTCTACACGCACTTTATGGTGTTCGTATTGGTTGAAGATTTTTTCCTGTTCAAAATCCCAAAGAATCACGCGAGCCTACAAGATGTTAGTAGATTTCAATGTTTTCTATAGAATGTTAAAAAGTACTTTGAAGCCTATGTGGTTGATCTGCCCGCTGGCAATGTATTTACCCGTAGGGGATACACATACTGAGGAAATATTGTTTGTGTGGCCCACAAGAAAGCTTTGGTGTTTCGTTATCCATTCCTGCAGGATAATCTTGTTTCCCACAGGGTAGACCACGTGTTTTCTCTTGGGATGTATGATGAACCCGTTGACTGTATTACCT from Euwallacea fornicatus isolate EFF26 chromosome 17, ASM4011564v1, whole genome shotgun sequence carries:
- the LOC136344342 gene encoding cilia- and flagella-associated protein 52 codes for the protein MNFVKIIMSKNCEDTPETDGDVKELKSKAIIGFDGNTVNGFIIHPKRKHVVYPVGNKIILQEWITKHQSFLVGHTNNISSVCVSPTGKYIASGQINHIGFKARVILWDFEQEKIFNQYEHHKVRVEAVVFSKDERFLISLGGRDCGSVVVWNVTVGQVVCGVHASRGVQGEATVLLPMMRRGQCFVTAGDCHLAVWTINEEARNVKSINVSMFKLKRKVLCTDRNERDDVMYCGTSTGDVLKVRLNFHQDVKILEPVKTPCVVGCFAKITKKKLRRGSVDLYQQGVRSIKRLLSGELIIGAGDGTLDLAVEAEKPVIPIDSDVKLPSVPCLKILKSTNVNSAVTSIQMLDTYTILVGTAASEIYEVDMKDFQAKLILTCHANTIHDVAFPHNFSEVFATASHDNVRVWSMSTMQELLRICVKNFTCSSVGFAHDGKSILTGWNDGVIRSFTPLTGRLIYAILNAHNKGVSALAITSHGGVLISGGREGQVRLWAVSPYRQELICTLKEHKGPVSAIHINKFNTEAVSASTDGTCIIWDLERQCRRQILFAKTLFFCVRYYPTGVQILTGGSDRKVAYWEVLDGCLVRELEGSPTGAINTLDVSPNGEYFVTGGNDQIIKLWKYREGITTHIGLGHAAVITSVRFSGNGKYVISASAAGTIFVWEVPQNEKQEETKEEIKTSEVVSVKAGANEENIKDLLSARSGTSGSTQNSQQSIPKSRNERCKCPSSTSSVRTSNTCKKGSERHNVGTACISHRALNYNIIYHSAVRVSDENTYLVKNLLAKAFH